The Pseudomonadota bacterium genome segment ACTCTTTCATCTGGATAATGGTCGCCGGACTGCCACTGTTTTTTCTCAACTCGGGTCTTGATCGTTTGCTCCGGGATGCCTTGAAAAGATGAATGAAATAATACTGGAACGGCTGCACCCTTACCCTTGGCGGCAGAGGCTGAAAACAATCTATACCCGGAATCATTTCAGGTCAATGACTATGACAGGAGAAGTGAACCGAGCCAAGAGACGAGCAGGGAAAATCAATATTTCTGGGTCAGCTTTTTCCCCGGCTTTAATCTTTTCAATAAAAATAACCTTGCAGCAGCCAGGCTGCCATGCTAAAAAACTCCCTTTTTCAATCATAAACAAATGATTATCGGTTATCACCCCGCAACCCCATGACCTTGCGGAATCTTCCTTTATATTTTTTTCTTTTAATGACGAGACCTGTTGATGATCCACCTGACCAATATCAGCAAACAACATGGCAACCAGATCCTCTTTGCCAATGCCAGCTTTCAGATTCTGCCCGGGGTGCGCACCGGCCTGGTCGGTCCCAACGGCGCCGGCAAGAGTACCATCTTCCGGCTGATCACCGGCGAGGAGGAGGCGGACCGCGGCGAAATCACCTGCGCCAAACGCACCGTTATCGGCCATTTCTCCCAGCAGGTCGGCGACATGGCCGGCCGCTCGGCCCTGGCGGAAACCATGGCCGCCGTCTCCCAGATCCTGGACCTGGGCCGGGAGATCAAGAAAATGGAGGCCGCCATGGCGCAGCCCATGGCCGACGATGAACTGGCTGCATTGCTGGAACGTTACGGAAACGCCCAGGAGGAATTTGAGCACCGGGGCGGCTATGATCTGGAAACCCGGGCCCAGAGCGTGCTCACCGGCCTCGGCATCGGCCCCGACGATTTTAACCGGCCGGTGGAATCATTCAGCGGCGGCTGGAAGATGCGCATTGCTCTCGCCAAAATACTGACCATCAACCCCGATGTCCTGCTGCTGGACGAACCCACCAACCATCTGGACATCGAGTCCATCGTCTGGCTCGAGGAGTGGCTCAAGAACGAATTCAAGGGGGCGGTGCTGATGACCAGCCATGACCGGACCTTCATGAACTCCATTGTCAGCCGGATCATCGAAGTGGCCAACCAGACGGTGACCACCTACAGCGGCAACTATGATTTCTACCTGCGCGAACGGGAGATCCGCCGGGAGCAGCTTATCGCCAGCCACCGGCGCCAGCAGGAGATGCTGGCCAAGGAGGAGGAGTTCATTGCCCGCTTTGCCGCCCGGGCATCCCACGCCTCCCAGGTGCAGTCGCGGATTAAAAAGATTGAAAAAATCCAACGTATCGAACTGCCTGCCGAACAACGGGTCATGCGCTTTGAATTTGCCGAGCCGCCCCGGAGCGGCGACGATGTGGTTGCCATGGCAGACCTTGCCAAGACCTGGCCGGCTGACGGCGACAGCAGTGAAAAACCCGTGTTCAGCGGCGTCTCAGGAATGATCCGCCGCCAGGAAAAAATCGCCGTGGTGGGAGTCAACGGCGCCGGCAAATCCACCTTTCTCAAGGTTCTGGCCGGCAGGACCGAGCCCACCACCGGCAGCGTCACTCTCGGCGCCAATGTCGCGGTGGGCTATTTCAGCCAGCATTCCATGGATGTCCTGGATGGCAACCGTACCGTATTCGAGACCGTACAGGACGTAATGCCCCAGGCCAACATCGGCACGGTGCGCAACCTCTGCGCCGCCTTTCTCTTCCAGGGCGACGATGCCGACAAACGCATCGCCCAGCTCTCAGGCGGCGAAAAAAGCCGGGTGGTCCTGGCCACCCTTCTGGCCCGCCCTTTAAACTTCCTGATCCTCGACGAACCCACCAACCATCTGGACCTGCAATCCCGCGAGATCCTGCTTGAGGCGCTGCAGAAATTCACCGGTACCGTGGTCCTGGTGAGCCACGACCGCCATTTTCTGCGTTCTCTGGTGGACCATGTCATGGAAATCGACCACGGTGAGATGCGCCTGTTCGGCGGCGACTACGAATATTACCTGCAGAAGTCGGCAAGCATGAAGTCTTGATTTTCAGACGAAAAACAGGCCAGCGCCAGGAGCCCCGAATACCGGGGGCAAGGGAATGGGAGTGCAGCTTATTTCTTCAATCTGATCAGAATATCCGTGGTGCTGGTCCAGGTATTGCCTTCCTCATTTTTGACCAGCTCAAAAAATTTACAATGCAGGCAATCATTGATTTTTCTGGCAAAGGTTCCCTGCACCTTCCCGAAACACATGGTGCCGGCCACAGCCCAGCAAGACCTGCCGGCATTTTTACCCTGGTTGATATTATTCAGTTTCTGCTCCTGAGGCACCGGACAGATCCCTAACTCGTCCGCATTTAAACCTCCTGGCTCGCGACCGCATTCCATTATTTCCCAGCAGTTTTTCTTTTTCATCCTGCTCACGGTTTATTGTTCATTGTGAATACCACAAATTTCCGGCCATGACGGTGACAAAAAGGAGGGATGGCATGGCATCCTGCTCCTTGCGTTGAAACTCGAAAGAAACCTGGTTGTTCATTGATCTGTTTTCATTGGTTTGTCAAAATGCACATCCAGCTGCGGAAAAGGAATGGTGACGCCCTGTTCCCTGAAGGCATGATAAACGGCAGTGAGAAGATTGTGGGTCTGGAGCCCCTTGACACTGGGTTCATGGACCCAGACCAGGAGTTCGAAATCAAGCGAAGAATTATTAAAGGCGCGCAGACGAACCCGGGGAGCAGGATCTGTCACCACGCTGGAATTGGCTGCGGCAACCTCCAGCAGGACATTTTCCACTTTTTCAAGATCGCTGCCATAGGCCACTCCCACCGGAATCCTGATCCGGAAGCGGGGTT includes the following:
- a CDS encoding ATP-binding cassette domain-containing protein; protein product: MIHLTNISKQHGNQILFANASFQILPGVRTGLVGPNGAGKSTIFRLITGEEEADRGEITCAKRTVIGHFSQQVGDMAGRSALAETMAAVSQILDLGREIKKMEAAMAQPMADDELAALLERYGNAQEEFEHRGGYDLETRAQSVLTGLGIGPDDFNRPVESFSGGWKMRIALAKILTINPDVLLLDEPTNHLDIESIVWLEEWLKNEFKGAVLMTSHDRTFMNSIVSRIIEVANQTVTTYSGNYDFYLREREIRREQLIASHRRQQEMLAKEEEFIARFAARASHASQVQSRIKKIEKIQRIELPAEQRVMRFEFAEPPRSGDDVVAMADLAKTWPADGDSSEKPVFSGVSGMIRRQEKIAVVGVNGAGKSTFLKVLAGRTEPTTGSVTLGANVAVGYFSQHSMDVLDGNRTVFETVQDVMPQANIGTVRNLCAAFLFQGDDADKRIAQLSGGEKSRVVLATLLARPLNFLILDEPTNHLDLQSREILLEALQKFTGTVVLVSHDRHFLRSLVDHVMEIDHGEMRLFGGDYEYYLQKSASMKS